A window of Miscanthus floridulus cultivar M001 chromosome 12, ASM1932011v1, whole genome shotgun sequence genomic DNA:
gaccaacgttgatgataacaatattatgatttaataagtttatttatgagttgttttcatgcattaattccatttctgcccaacggtgttatagaattaatgtagaaaaAATGCTATATTTATGTTTTGCTATTTTCTGACAGAGTTGATAGCAAGATTATAAATGCCTTATTTATGAgtttatgtattaattctatttctgtccaatggtgatgtagaattaatgtagaagaatttatatattttaattttgaccaacgttaaattaaggcatgaAATTATTATGTTAATGTTTTCTCGCTATCTCTGACACTGTTTtaggactcaacccaatggcatTCATCTCGCATATTCCGCCTCTTGAGGGGGGGCAACTATCGAGTATGGCAAGAGAAGTATGAGCTAGCACTAGCGTTGTCCGAAAATGACCTAGCACTTACCTCtatgtgtcctactgagccagaggatcCGGTGAGGGCAGAGAATGAAACttatgctgatttcactgctcgaaagcgagatcatgcagaagtgagAATGAAATACAATCTTGATCGTAAGAAATGGGACATTTtgaaccgcaagtgcttgatggtgtcCAAGTCCACTATTTTAGATACAATAAGGGGATCAATCCCAGATTGTGACACCGCCACAGAGTATCtcaagaaagtggagagtcagtttactggctcttcaaaggcttatgcaagcactcTGATAAAGAAGTTATTTAATGAGAAATACTCTGATGGAGGtataagagagcacatattgaagatgagcaacacagcatccaagctcaagccaatggatttggagCTCAAAGATGAGTTcttgattcatttggtttttgcttattTGTCTAAAGAGTATaaaacttttgttgttaattacaacatgcagcTCGATAAGTGGGatattgagaagctcattgcaatgtgtgtgcaagaggaggagaggctTAAAAGCTCACATGGTGACTTTGCAAATCATGTGAAGGACAATAAAAAGAAAAATTTTAACAAGAATGTCAAACCTCAtgggaaagcccctcagaatgaTCACCAGCAGAAGAACAACAATTTCCAAGTTGATAAGGATCAATGCAAATGGTGCTAGAAGTATGGGCATTATCAGAAGAATTGTCCAGAGTTTCCTGAAGAGCCTTTGGAAGAGATGTGAGGAtattattacattcatagatgaattcttgtatttaagttatgcaaaatctacttggtggattgactcaggtgcaactattcatgttacaAATTTATTCCAGGGATTTCATacgaggaccctgcaaagaggagaaagaaggattaaagtagcaaatggagttgaagctcaagttgaagccattggagatctctctctagaattacatgatggttttgtacttaagctttcagatgttctttatgtacctctttgcgaagaaacttaataagtgtttcacgtttagatgatgatggatatgattgccatttttgtAATGGCAAATATCAGATTGTTTTTAATAATAAgtatgttggtcttgccttccgacaagacaagctttatttattatcactttttgagaatgtgaatgatgtaagtactgagaatgagaatgtctcttcgtctatgaatgcaagaaataagaagaagagagttcatgatgtataatcaaaattatggcactgtcgtttaggacatatttcgagggagataatagagcgattgattaaaaATCAATTCTTCTGCCATTAGAATTTTCAAATTTAtaacaatgcattgattgcataaaaggaacgtatgttaagaaaataaagaaagatactAAACGAAGCGcagaaattttagaaataattcacatagacatctatgttccttttcctgtgaagagtgtggatagagtgtggatggttatgattcatttataacattcacagatgattattcttgttatggctacatttatccaattagggaaagaacagaagcattggataaatttaagatatttaaggctgaagtagaaaatcagcacaatttaaAAATTAAGATAGTAAGATCTGACCGTGGGAGCAGTAttacggtcgacacaccccatgtggccaagttcctggaccttttgctaggttcttataggaaaatgACATAGTTGCCCAGTACTCTACACCGGACAAGCCTTAGCAGAGtgaagtagctgaaagacgcaatcgtacttTATGGATATGGTgtgaagtatgataagttactctactctaccgataagtttatggatggaggcgttaaaaaccgccattcatattcttaatcgagtgccaagcaagtcggtgcccaaaacaccgtatgagttgtggacatgaAGAGAACCCTCACTtactatttacgtgtgtggggttgttTAGCTGAGGTTAAAGTCTTTAACGCAAaaataggaaagttagactcctaGACAGTCAGCTactatttcattggctacctagaaaagtcaaaatgttatcgcttctattgtcctaacagacatacgaaGAGGCCGAGGGTTGAATAAGGCAGACACAAAGACTTGGATCGAGGGACCAAGAGGCTGAGGACGGATCGTGGATAACACACATTAATTAGGCACATGTAAGAATAAGAGTACATAGATGATGGTGTTCACCAAAGCTAACGTTGTTATAGCCAAAGTACCAGTAATTAAATTATTGGTAGTAAACTACCGGGGCAAATGCACACCATTGCCGGTTTTGTAGCCAACAACAACCGATAGTGTTGCTCATGTGCCGCTGCTGGCTGTTGGCTACAATTGCTAGTGATACTCATGTTTCATTGTTGATAGTAGCCAATAATAGGTAGTGAGCTACTTGTCCATTGCCGTTGCAAAAACCAGTAGTGATGGTCGATTTGAAGCCAATGGCGGTAGCTTGTTGTTTATTAATCCCTGATCCCATTTTACGAGGCGTAGTTTAGAATGACATAGTCTCATAAGTTATAATTTGACTATTCATttactttatattatattatcGTTAATGTTTATAAATTTATGATTATTGAATAGTACAGTTCCTTACAAATCTAAGCTACGAAAGTTTGTGTTATAATAGTTTAAAATTGTTAGCTAAATGATTGATCAAAGAGTCTAAAGTTTAAATCTTAATACGTGTGTGCCTCttgtaaggccttgtttggatattgtcggattcacctcaatccatatgtgttggagtGAAATTCAGTTCAAGTTTTACTCTAATCCAGCCTAATACATATGGATTGATGCGAATCCGACTATATCAAAACGAGATCTAAAAACGAACAGAGTAGCATGTATTCCAGTCAAAAACTTAAACTCGGATTAAAAACTACGCTTGGTTCAAAAGAAATAAAGCTATATTATTATTAGTTGGCGTTGTCACGTAGACGTATATCCTGCCTTTTCTAATATGGACGGTATTGCTTTGGCGAGAAAAGGGCGAATCTATGCTTTAAAAAGAACTTCACCGGATCAGTGGAGCATAAAGCAGCAGCAATATCGAAGAACATGGCTAGCACTAGCACGAAACTTCCCCCTCGTTGCAGAGCGAATAAGAGCACGCGCCGTTCACCTTCTCTTTTCTCTCGCGCGACCACTCCATCCTAGCCGGCGGTGCCTTCTCGTGCAGCTCCTGTCGCCCACTCGCCGTCTTCTGGGTTCGTGGCTGGCCGTCGGCGTCCGTACCCGATCGGACGGATCGAGACGCCTCTCACCAGATCCGTTCGTCACCGGCTTCGGGCAGTCGCTGCTGTCAGCCTCCCTCGAGTGCTGCCGTCCGTCAGTCCTTGAGGAGGCTCGACGGCCATGGAGGCACTGCAGTGGATTCTCTCAGCTGGGACCAATTTCTTGGAAGGGATCCAGCTGAGCAACGACCTGGTCCACCTCCAAGCCACCTTGCCCAAGGCTCGCATGCTCATCTGTCGCAGCGAGTGGGCCAAGTTCAAGGACAAGCAGCTCGCGAAGCTTCTCTCGCATCTCAAGGACACCACCTACGATGCAGAGGACCTTCTCCGCCAGCTGGATGATCAAGTGCTGCGGCAAAGGATAGAGGACGCTGATCGGAGCAGGGCAGGTCAACTCTTATCTTCCTCTCTGAATCTTGCCAAAACTTATATCCGTGGTAGCAAAGCAAGGATAAAGGAGACCCAAGAGAAGCTCGACAAGGTCGTGGCTGAGATCGAGGGGATGCTCAATCTTATGGGTCTTATGAGCGTTGAGCCATCGCAGATCATGCCGGAGACGAGTTCAATCATCAGTGCTCCGGAAGTTGTTGGTCGCGATGGTGAACGAAATGCATTGATCGAGATGCTTGGTGTGATGATTGGGCGTGAGGCCCAACGGGATCAGGTGATCGAACTATTGGGAGTGCCACTCAGCAGGGGTAGAAGATCTGCAGGGTCTAATGGGAAGAGAGCAACAGCTGGCAGTGGTGTCGCATCTACATCCAGAGCCAAGCAACCAAAAGGAAACAACGGCAGGGCTGGACATGCTGAGATTAACTGCAAAAGCAATGTTTCTGTCATCCCGATTGTTGGCATTGGCGGTGTGGGGAAGACTACCCTGGCTCGGTATATCTACAATGATCCAAGGGTGAAAAACCACTTTGGTGTGATGATATGGGTCTGTGTCTCAGACTTCTTTGACAAGAAAAGGATAACAAAGGAGATCATTGAATCCATCCCTGGGGAGGAAATCAACCCATCCTATTGTCTAAATGCTCTTCAGATCGAATTGATGGAGCGGCTCAAGATGTGCCCAAAATTCCTTTTGGTGTTAGATGACGTTTGGCCGAACGCTAATGCTGATTGGGAGGCATTTTATGCACCACTGAGGCGTGGACCTGAAGGCAGCATGATCTTAGTGACTACAAGATGTCCAGTGGTTGCTACTCGTGTGACCACAAGCAACTGTGAGCCTTTCCATCTCGAAGGATTGCCTACTGATGTATTTTGGGACTTCTTTAAGAAGTGTGCATTTGGTAGAAATGACCCAGAGTCATATCCTCATTTGCAAGATATTGGTCGGAGTATTTCGACTAGGTTGTGTGGGTCTCCTTTGGCTGCAAAAACACTCGGGCGCTTGTTGAGTATGAGGCTGACAGAACAACACTGGAGGACTATCCAGAAGAGTGAACTGTGGGAGCTACGGCATGAAGAGAACGAGATATTACCAGCCCTTCAACTGAGCTATTTGTATCTCCCAGAAGAGGTAAAGAGATGTTTCATGTTTTGCTCCATATTTCCGAAGAATTATAGCTTTGAAAGAGACAAGATAGTTGACATTTGGGTGGCAGAGGGATTTGTTGCGCCAGAGGGGAGCATGCGTTCTGAAGATGTGGGGATTAGTTACTTGGATGAATTGAGGAACAGATTTCTTTTTCAAGCTGATCCAAATTTCCCGAATAAAGCAAGATACGTAATGCATGACCTGATCCATGATATGGCAGTGTCCTTTTCTATGGATGAATGCTTTGTAATGCAAGATTTAAGCAACCGAATGCATAGTGCAGTCCGTCACATGTCAATTGAAGTGGATGGTGAATCCTTGACCAGAATGGGAGACATTCAACATTTCAATAAATTGCATTCGCTTAGGTTCAGAATCGGATTTGATGTTGAAATTACCTGGTTCAATCAGCTTTCCAACATTCTATATTTGAGCCTAAAAGGTTGCAAGCTGGTAAAGCTACCCGAAAGCATATGTGAATTGAATAGTCTCCGTTATCTTGATATATCTCATAGCACTGTACAAGAATTACCCGACAAACTCTGGTGCCTTTATAGCCTACAAGTTCTTGATGCAAGTCGTTCAGGTCTGAAAAGAATCCATCAGGATGTAACAAAGCTAATCAACTTGCGTCAGCTAGCACTTCCAGCGGGTGCCTCTCAAGCCTTATCAAGGGTCAGTGGTCTTGGAAATCTGTCTTGCCTACGAAACTTGAGTGAGTTCATAGTTGGAAAAGAGAATGGACGTGGAATTGGTGAACTGAAGTTCATGAATCAGCTCAATGGAAGGCTCGCTATCAGATCTCTTGGTAATGTTGGGAGTGAGGAAGAGGCTGCTGAGGCTAAACTTGTTGACAAACAATATCTCAAGGAACTTGTTCTACACTGGCGAGAGGGAGGATCTTCGTTGAAGAGCAGTGAGAATGGAGTGCTCAAATGCTTGCGTCCTCATTCAAGAATTAAATACCTTACAATCTATGGCTTTGCTGGTGATACGCTTCCAAGCTGGTTTAAACCAGAAGACTTACCAACTTTAAGAAGCCTGGATCTTTCCGATTTTGTTTGCTTTCAAAGTTTATCAATCCCCTGCTCTGCTGACGGAACACAAGCTGGTTTAACGGGGGATGATGGAACACAACATGCAAGCAGCAGCGGCAGTCACAACAATGGCATTGCCCCCTTTGCCTTTACATGCCTCACTGCTTTACGTGTTTACAGATGCATTAGGCTAACAAATCTCGAGCAGTTCTTGATCCCAGAGACACTGCCATCCATCAAGTCGATAGTGCTTGAGAACTGTTGGGATCTAAAATTAATACCTGTCCATCGTTTTGCTGAATTTGTTTGCCTACAGGACCTAAAAATCTGTGAATGTACCAAGCTGGAGTGCCCACGGGAAATGGTTTTGCCCACCTCTCTCCGACGACTCTGTATCGTGGCTTGCAATGAGCTGGAAAGGTCATTTCCAGCCTGCCTAGAGAACCTCACCTCTCTCACCCTCCTGCAGTTGGTTGCATGTTACCGCGTCAAGTGCATCCCGTTGAACTCGATCGGCTCAAACATGCTGAAATGCCTGGTTATAAGTCAGTGCCGGGAGTTGTCATCCATCGGAGGATTGCAGGGCCTTGCATCCATACAGCATGTCCAGCTATTTTGGTGCCCAAAGCTTACCGAGGTACAGCTGCCGTTCGAGAAGAAGGAACTGCAGACCGAAGAGGGGATGGAACTGCTCAAATTTCTTCACTAGATTAGTCGAAGTAGCTCTTGATGCTTACCTTCGTCACCTATGCGTGTATGGGTTCACTGTTCGTGGTCTGCCCAGTTCCCATTAGGCCATTACGGCAAATTAAGGGTGCTGCAAGTGACTGGTCAGTTCTGATGCTCCTCTCGTTTGTTACCAATACTCCTGCTGACTGCTGTTTTCTAGAATACAGTAATGACTGGTGGCTCTTTTGGCTTGTCAACTCGCAGGGTACGGTGGATCTCAAGTTGCAACTAACCTGCCAATAGGCAGTCATGTGGGATATATAGTCGTGGTGGTTCGTAGCCATCATGCCTGCGCTTCTCAAGGCTCGGTCTAGCAACCCTTGCTGTGTACTTGCGCGCTTCTGTCATGTACATACAACCAAGCTCATGTGTGGGTCAAGGCAAATGAGATCGAGTACAAAAGAAGGCGGC
This region includes:
- the LOC136496627 gene encoding disease resistance protein RGA2-like; translated protein: MEALQWILSAGTNFLEGIQLSNDLVHLQATLPKARMLICRSEWAKFKDKQLAKLLSHLKDTTYDAEDLLRQLDDQVLRQRIEDADRSRAGQLLSSSLNLAKTYIRGSKARIKETQEKLDKVVAEIEGMLNLMGLMSVEPSQIMPETSSIISAPEVVGRDGERNALIEMLGVMIGREAQRDQVIELLGVPLSRGRRSAGSNGKRATAGSGVASTSRAKQPKGNNGRAGHAEINCKSNVSVIPIVGIGGVGKTTLARYIYNDPRVKNHFGVMIWVCVSDFFDKKRITKEIIESIPGEEINPSYCLNALQIELMERLKMCPKFLLVLDDVWPNANADWEAFYAPLRRGPEGSMILVTTRCPVVATRVTTSNCEPFHLEGLPTDVFWDFFKKCAFGRNDPESYPHLQDIGRSISTRLCGSPLAAKTLGRLLSMRLTEQHWRTIQKSELWELRHEENEILPALQLSYLYLPEEVKRCFMFCSIFPKNYSFERDKIVDIWVAEGFVAPEGSMRSEDVGISYLDELRNRFLFQADPNFPNKARYVMHDLIHDMAVSFSMDECFVMQDLSNRMHSAVRHMSIEVDGESLTRMGDIQHFNKLHSLRFRIGFDVEITWFNQLSNILYLSLKGCKLVKLPESICELNSLRYLDISHSTVQELPDKLWCLYSLQVLDASRSGLKRIHQDVTKLINLRQLALPAGASQALSRVSGLGNLSCLRNLSEFIVGKENGRGIGELKFMNQLNGRLAIRSLGNVGSEEEAAEAKLVDKQYLKELVLHWREGGSSLKSSENGVLKCLRPHSRIKYLTIYGFAGDTLPSWFKPEDLPTLRSLDLSDFVCFQSLSIPCSADGTQAGLTGDDGTQHASSSGSHNNGIAPFAFTCLTALRVYRCIRLTNLEQFLIPETLPSIKSIVLENCWDLKLIPVHRFAEFVCLQDLKICECTKLECPREMVLPTSLRRLCIVACNELERSFPACLENLTSLTLLQLVACYRVKCIPLNSIGSNMLKCLVISQCRELSSIGGLQGLASIQHVQLFWCPKLTEVQLPFEKKELQTEEGMELLKFLH